TCCCCGCAGCAGTGGGTTTAAATTTAGAGCCATGAATTAGTTCACCAAACGAAAGCTCTGGATTTTGGTGAAGAATATTCACCGCACTCATAAAATCCCGCACAATTTCCCCAGGTGTTAACAACGCTTCTGCACCTAAGCGGTTGACAATTTCTTGCACAAACTCTTTTAACTCACGATTTGTCAAAGCCTGTTCATAGCCAAAATTAACAGCATGAATTTCATTTAGGCGCTGCAAAAGCGTTAAGATTTCTTCTTCACTTAACGGATTTAACCGAATTACAGGCCCAGAATACTCCTGAACACCAGCTTGCGTGACAAAACGACTTTCTTTTGTACGTCTTCGCCAAGCTTGATCTGCAAAAAGTCCTCGGTTTGGATCTTCTAAAAATTTGGTTGTACCACCGATAACAATGCCAAGATGTTCTGCTTTACATTGCATAGTATCATTAAACATTGCGAGAAGTCTGTTATAGTTTTTTTCTCTAGTAACCGTAGTTGATATTTGGTATATATGCACAGCTTCATCAAGCAGCACTAAAAGTCCTTTATAACCAATTTCAGCTATAAATTTTGCGAAAAGCTTGATGTAATCATACCAACTATTATCATCAATAATCACCCGCACTCCCAAAGCAGCTTTTGCTTCAATTTTGGTAGTGAATTCTCCCCGCAACCAGCGCATTGCCGAGTTTTTTAATTCATCATCATCTAATCGGTAACCGCGCCAATAAGCAATAATAACGTTACCAAAATCAAAACCGTGAACTAAATCTTCAATATACTGAACCACTTCTCTAATTTTGGATTCAACTTTGTCATCAAAACCATCTTCAGTAGGACGCATCCCGGTTTCTTTAACTACTTCTTGCTGGATTTTATTAATCCATCCTTCCAAAATTGAGACTAAAGCACCGCCATCAGGACGAGTTTTTGTCGCTAGACGGCTCATTAATTCTCGATAAGTTGCTACACCTTCATTGTTGCTTCCTGCTAATCGGCGTTCGGCGGATAAATCAGCATCAGCTACTACAAAACCTTGCTCCATAGCACGGTTACGAACAAGTTGTAGCATAAAGCTTTTTCCTGAACCATAATTGCCAATTATAAAACGAAATGCTGCAACACCTTCTGCAATATCGTTGAGATTTTGTAATAGGCTGTTTAGTTCTTTTTCTCGCCCCACTGCTATATGTTCAACTCCTACTCTTGGTACTACTCCTGCACTCAGAGAATTTATTAAAGCAGTAGATATTTTTTTCGAGATTTTGAGCTTTGCCATGTAGTTAACTTCACTTTATTTTAAGCGCAGAGGCACGCAGCCACTAAGTAAGGCTTATACTCACCTTACTAATAATCTGACGACACCAAGAATTATTTAATTGGATGAAGTGTGCCTAGCCATAAGGTTTTCATAAGTCGCGATCATTTTTCTGACATTAATCATATGCTCTTCATAAACTTCTGGTATTTCCGAAGTAGGCTCAATTATTAATTCACCAATAATATCATTTGCTTGTTCATTTATAGAATCAATTAAGAGATTGGGCATAGTAATATTGGCTTCGGCAATCTGCTTAATCATCGCCTTGGGGTTTTCTTGCTCAATTATGGCTTTTAAAACCTGAATTTCGTGTGATGGTAGCTTTTGCAATAAATTAGTCCATTCTATGGGTAAATTATCCGATATATCTAATCTATTACCTATTGATTCTAT
This region of Nostoc sp. UHCC 0302 genomic DNA includes:
- a CDS encoding ATP-binding protein; the encoded protein is MAKLKISKKISTALINSLSAGVVPRVGVEHIAVGREKELNSLLQNLNDIAEGVAAFRFIIGNYGSGKSFMLQLVRNRAMEQGFVVADADLSAERRLAGSNNEGVATYRELMSRLATKTRPDGGALVSILEGWINKIQQEVVKETGMRPTEDGFDDKVESKIREVVQYIEDLVHGFDFGNVIIAYWRGYRLDDDELKNSAMRWLRGEFTTKIEAKAALGVRVIIDDNSWYDYIKLFAKFIAEIGYKGLLVLLDEAVHIYQISTTVTREKNYNRLLAMFNDTMQCKAEHLGIVIGGTTKFLEDPNRGLFADQAWRRRTKESRFVTQAGVQEYSGPVIRLNPLSEEEILTLLQRLNEIHAVNFGYEQALTNRELKEFVQEIVNRLGAEALLTPGEIVRDFMSAVNILHQNPELSFGELIHGSKFKPTAAGKFVDEGDAAEFSL